The window TGAATTAAATAACAAGCGTATTACAGCTACTGTTTACAAATTAAATGGGAAAATTTCACCTTATAGTAATAGTTCAGGCTATAATAAGGATATAAAACCCATGCCAAGTAAAAGCTTAGAGAGTGTTTGTTTGACGGCTTCGGAAACACCTACAACATTATGGTGGGACAAAACAGATGTAGCCAAAAATAGAATGGAGACTTTAGTGGCTTGCGGACAATTCACCGTTTGCTATGAACTTATGGATTACATTTTAAAACTAAAAGCAGATCCGGAGAATACCATCACCGACTTTACCGAAATCGATAAATTATACGCCGCTTTGCAAACCGATTGGAAAGCATTTAACAAGCATCCCTTGTGGTTGGTGGAAGCGTTGAAATAAGTAGCATTAGTTATTTTAATATAGAAGTAATAACCGAATATAAATAGAAAAATATGTCGTGCGTTAATTAGAATATAAAATTAAAAACACACCAATCAGAATACCAAATAACGGAATCAATTTCTTGCGCTTGTTTTTCTCTTTAAATACCAAACCTCCAATCACTACAGCGATTATTAACTGACTTCTTTTTATAGCAGATAATAACATAATTAAAGCATCCAGATCCTGTAGCGCTTTAAAGTAAAAATAATCTGCAGCAACCAATAAAACACCAACAGCAATGATGGTCCAACGAAATGTAAATGCTTTTCGTTTTTCAGCAAAAGGAAACCAGGTCACCGATAAAATAAACAATAGAATGAGAACCGTATACCAGCAAAACCAGAATTGTAAGGTTTGCGGATTTAAGGCTAAATTCTGAATTAAAAACTTATCATATAAACCGCTAGAAGCACCTAAGAAAGTTGCAGCAATAATGGCAAAGATCCATTTATTCCTCTTAAAGTTTATGCCTTCTTTTTTTCCTATTTTAGAATATAGTATCACAGAAAAAATAATAAGAAAAAATCCAATCCATTGTAAAAAATTAGGTGTTTCCTTATAAATTAATATAGCACCTATAAAAGTAAAAAACGGACCAGCAGAGCGTATTGGAGTCACAATAGTAATTGGCAAATGCTTTAAAGCTTGATATGCTAATATCCACGAACAAGCCATAATCATCGATTTTATAAAAATAAAACCATGTATTTTCCAAGGAATACTTGTAATATGTAATCCTATTTCTTTGGTATATTCTGGAAAATAAATGGAGCCAATAAATAACGGAAGCAATAACAAAAAACCAGAACCAATAGTACCTAACAATACAGGAAATACTTCATTGCCTTGTACTGCATGCTTTTTACACAGATTGTGTAATCCTAAAAAAAGAGCCGCCAATAAACCTAAATACATCCACATGGCGCGAATATAGTTTTTTAATGGATTTTGTAATTATAATGTGATATGATTTTTATAAGCTTCATGAAAAAACACAAGAACTCCGATGTTTTAGCAGAAAGCAGATATTACTCTTAGTCTTGAAGAAGTAAACATATAAGTTATAAGCGCATGCTAAAAAGCGATGTGAAATACAGATTTGTTATTAATATGAAGTCTTTAAAAGAGCAATAGTCT is drawn from Lacinutrix sp. WUR7 and contains these coding sequences:
- a CDS encoding EamA family transporter; this translates as MWMYLGLLAALFLGLHNLCKKHAVQGNEVFPVLLGTIGSGFLLLLPLFIGSIYFPEYTKEIGLHITSIPWKIHGFIFIKSMIMACSWILAYQALKHLPITIVTPIRSAGPFFTFIGAILIYKETPNFLQWIGFFLIIFSVILYSKIGKKEGINFKRNKWIFAIIAATFLGASSGLYDKFLIQNLALNPQTLQFWFCWYTVLILLFILSVTWFPFAEKRKAFTFRWTIIAVGVLLVAADYFYFKALQDLDALIMLLSAIKRSQLIIAVVIGGLVFKEKNKRKKLIPLFGILIGVFLILYSN